One region of Gorilla gorilla gorilla isolate KB3781 chromosome 15, NHGRI_mGorGor1-v2.1_pri, whole genome shotgun sequence genomic DNA includes:
- the TSSK4 gene encoding testis-specific serine/threonine-protein kinase 4 isoform X1, which yields MGKGDVLEAAPTTTAYHSLMDEYGYEVGKAIGHGSYGSVYEAFYTKQKVMVAVKIISKKKASDDYLNKFLPREIQVMKVLRHKYLINFYRAIESTSRVYIILELAQGGDVLEWIQRYGACSEPLAGKWFSQLTLGIAYLHSKSIVHRLMPSLSAAGRDLKLENLLLDKWENVKISDFGFAKMVPSNQPVGCSPSYRQVNCFSHLSQTYCGSFAYACPEILRGLPYNPFLSDTWSMGVILYTLVVAHLPFDDTNLKKLLRETQKEVTFPANYTISQECKNLILQMLRQATKRATILDIIKDSWVLKFQPEQPTHEIRLLEAMCQLHNTTKQHQSLEITT from the exons ATGGGGAAGGGTGATGTCTTAGAGGCAGCACCAACCACCACAGCCTACCATTCCCTCATGGATGAATATGGTTATGAGGTGGGCAAGGCCATTGGCCATGGCTCCTATGGGTCGGTATATGAGGCTTTCTACACAAAGCAGAAGGTTATGGTGGCAGTCAAGATCATCTCAAAGAAGAAGGCCTCTGATGACTATCTTAACAAGTTCCTGCCCCGTGAAATACAG GTAATGAAAGTCTTGCGGCACAAGTACCTCATCAACTTCTATCGGGCCATTGAGAGCACATCTCGAGTATACATCATTCTGGAGCTGGCTCAGGGTGGTGATGTCCTTGAATGGATCCAGCGCTACGGGGCCTGCTCTGAGCCCCTTGCTGGCAAGTGGTTCTCCCAGCTGACCCTGGGCATTGCCTACCTGCACAGCAAGAGCATCGTGCACCG CCTGATGCCCAGCCTTTCTGCTGCTGGTAGGGACTTAAAGTTGGAGAACCTGTTGCTGGACAAGTGGGAGAATGTGAAGATATCAGACTTTGGCTTCGCCAAGATGGTGCCTTCTAACCAGCCTGTGGGTTGTAGCCCTTCTTACCGCCAAGTGAACTgcttttcccacctcagccagaCTTACTGTGGCAGCTTTGCTTACGCTTGCCCAGAGATCTTACGAGGCTTGCCCTACAACCCTTTCCTGTCTGACACCTGGAGCATGGGCGTCATCCTTTACACTCTAGTGGTCGCCCATCTGCCCTTTGATGACACCAATCTCAAAAAGCTGCTAAGAGAGACTCAGAAGGAGGTCACTTTCCCAGCTAACTATACCATCTCCCAGGAGTGCAAG AACCTGATCCTCCAGATGCTACGCCAAGCCACTAAGCGTgccaccattctggacatcatcAAGGATTCCTGGGTGCTCAagttccagcctgagcaacccaCCCATGAGATCAGGCTGCTTGAGGCCATGTGCCAGCTCCACAACACCACTAAACAGCACCAATCCTTGGAAATTACGACCTGA
- the TSSK4 gene encoding testis-specific serine/threonine-protein kinase 4 isoform X2, with product MGKGDVLEAAPTTTAYHSLMDEYGYEVGKAIGHGSYGSVYEAFYTKQKVMVAVKIISKKKASDDYLNKFLPREIQVMKVLRHKYLINFYRAIESTSRVYIILELAQGGDVLEWIQRYGACSEPLAGKWFSQLTLGIAYLHSKSIVHRDLKLENLLLDKWENVKISDFGFAKMVPSNQPVGCSPSYRQVNCFSHLSQTYCGSFAYACPEILRGLPYNPFLSDTWSMGVILYTLVVAHLPFDDTNLKKLLRETQKEVTFPANYTISQECKNLILQMLRQATKRATILDIIKDSWVLKFQPEQPTHEIRLLEAMCQLHNTTKQHQSLEITT from the exons ATGGGGAAGGGTGATGTCTTAGAGGCAGCACCAACCACCACAGCCTACCATTCCCTCATGGATGAATATGGTTATGAGGTGGGCAAGGCCATTGGCCATGGCTCCTATGGGTCGGTATATGAGGCTTTCTACACAAAGCAGAAGGTTATGGTGGCAGTCAAGATCATCTCAAAGAAGAAGGCCTCTGATGACTATCTTAACAAGTTCCTGCCCCGTGAAATACAG GTAATGAAAGTCTTGCGGCACAAGTACCTCATCAACTTCTATCGGGCCATTGAGAGCACATCTCGAGTATACATCATTCTGGAGCTGGCTCAGGGTGGTGATGTCCTTGAATGGATCCAGCGCTACGGGGCCTGCTCTGAGCCCCTTGCTGGCAAGTGGTTCTCCCAGCTGACCCTGGGCATTGCCTACCTGCACAGCAAGAGCATCGTGCACCG GGACTTAAAGTTGGAGAACCTGTTGCTGGACAAGTGGGAGAATGTGAAGATATCAGACTTTGGCTTCGCCAAGATGGTGCCTTCTAACCAGCCTGTGGGTTGTAGCCCTTCTTACCGCCAAGTGAACTgcttttcccacctcagccagaCTTACTGTGGCAGCTTTGCTTACGCTTGCCCAGAGATCTTACGAGGCTTGCCCTACAACCCTTTCCTGTCTGACACCTGGAGCATGGGCGTCATCCTTTACACTCTAGTGGTCGCCCATCTGCCCTTTGATGACACCAATCTCAAAAAGCTGCTAAGAGAGACTCAGAAGGAGGTCACTTTCCCAGCTAACTATACCATCTCCCAGGAGTGCAAG AACCTGATCCTCCAGATGCTACGCCAAGCCACTAAGCGTgccaccattctggacatcatcAAGGATTCCTGGGTGCTCAagttccagcctgagcaacccaCCCATGAGATCAGGCTGCTTGAGGCCATGTGCCAGCTCCACAACACCACTAAACAGCACCAATCCTTGGAAATTACGACCTGA
- the TSSK4 gene encoding testis-specific serine/threonine-protein kinase 4 isoform X3, with protein MGKGDVLEAAPTTTAYHSLMDEYGYEVGKAIGHGSYGSVYEAFYTKQKVMVAVKIISKKKASDDYLNKFLPREIQVMKVLRHKYLINFYRAIESTSRVYIILELAQGGDVLEWIQRYGACSEPLAGKWFSQLTLGIAYLHSKSIVHRLMPSLSAAGRDLKLENLLLDKWENVKISDFGFAKMVPSNQPVGCSPSYRQVNCFSHLSQTYCGSFAYACPEILRGLPYNPFLSDTWSMGVILYTLVVAHLPFDDTNLKKLLRETQKEVTFPANYTISQECKVQLLIACVAQWRKTQARPLSPLL; from the exons ATGGGGAAGGGTGATGTCTTAGAGGCAGCACCAACCACCACAGCCTACCATTCCCTCATGGATGAATATGGTTATGAGGTGGGCAAGGCCATTGGCCATGGCTCCTATGGGTCGGTATATGAGGCTTTCTACACAAAGCAGAAGGTTATGGTGGCAGTCAAGATCATCTCAAAGAAGAAGGCCTCTGATGACTATCTTAACAAGTTCCTGCCCCGTGAAATACAG GTAATGAAAGTCTTGCGGCACAAGTACCTCATCAACTTCTATCGGGCCATTGAGAGCACATCTCGAGTATACATCATTCTGGAGCTGGCTCAGGGTGGTGATGTCCTTGAATGGATCCAGCGCTACGGGGCCTGCTCTGAGCCCCTTGCTGGCAAGTGGTTCTCCCAGCTGACCCTGGGCATTGCCTACCTGCACAGCAAGAGCATCGTGCACCG CCTGATGCCCAGCCTTTCTGCTGCTGGTAGGGACTTAAAGTTGGAGAACCTGTTGCTGGACAAGTGGGAGAATGTGAAGATATCAGACTTTGGCTTCGCCAAGATGGTGCCTTCTAACCAGCCTGTGGGTTGTAGCCCTTCTTACCGCCAAGTGAACTgcttttcccacctcagccagaCTTACTGTGGCAGCTTTGCTTACGCTTGCCCAGAGATCTTACGAGGCTTGCCCTACAACCCTTTCCTGTCTGACACCTGGAGCATGGGCGTCATCCTTTACACTCTAGTGGTCGCCCATCTGCCCTTTGATGACACCAATCTCAAAAAGCTGCTAAGAGAGACTCAGAAGGAGGTCACTTTCCCAGCTAACTATACCATCTCCCAGGAGTGCAAG GTCCAACTGCTCATTGCCTGTGTGGCACAATGGAGAAAAACTCAGGCAAGacctctctctcccctgctctaG